A portion of the Parasedimentitalea marina genome contains these proteins:
- a CDS encoding FAD binding domain-containing protein yields MYNFEFEKPSTVADAVVALASEDAQALGGGQTLIPTLKQRLAMPSKLVSLGGIAEMQGVTAVDGGISIGGATTHAAVAAGAGAYPALAELASHIGDPAVRNRGTLGGSLANNDPSADYPAAALASAAVITTNSREIAVDDFFLGLFETALEEGEIITGVQFAVPEAANYQKFVQPASRFALVGVFVAKYADGVRVAVTGASEDGVFRWTEAEAALNASFNADAVAGLGVDPANMIGDLHGTKEYRAHLVGVMTRRAVAAAN; encoded by the coding sequence ATGTATAATTTCGAATTTGAGAAGCCTTCGACCGTTGCGGATGCTGTGGTGGCACTGGCAAGCGAAGACGCGCAGGCACTGGGTGGTGGACAGACACTGATCCCAACCCTGAAACAGCGGTTGGCGATGCCATCAAAACTGGTCAGTTTAGGTGGTATTGCTGAGATGCAGGGCGTGACAGCAGTGGATGGGGGAATTTCGATAGGGGGGGCAACAACCCATGCTGCGGTCGCTGCAGGTGCGGGGGCGTATCCTGCGCTTGCGGAGCTGGCCAGTCATATAGGTGATCCGGCGGTGCGCAATCGGGGCACCCTTGGCGGGTCGCTGGCCAATAATGATCCCTCGGCGGATTATCCGGCGGCGGCACTTGCCTCGGCGGCGGTCATAACCACCAACTCCCGCGAGATAGCCGTGGATGATTTCTTTCTGGGATTGTTCGAAACTGCCTTGGAAGAGGGCGAGATTATTACGGGCGTTCAGTTTGCGGTTCCCGAGGCGGCAAATTACCAGAAATTTGTGCAGCCGGCCTCTCGCTTTGCGCTGGTTGGTGTTTTTGTTGCCAAGTACGCCGATGGTGTACGGGTGGCGGTGACCGGGGCATCCGAGGATGGTGTGTTTCGGTGGACCGAGGCAGAGGCGGCTTTGAATGCCAGCTTCAATGCGGATGCTGTTGCAGGACTTGGCGTAGATCCCGCCAACATGATTGGTGATTTGCATGGCACTAAAGAATACCGTGCCCATCTTGTTGGGGTCATGACCAGGCGCGCGGTGGCTGCGGCAAACTGA
- the infC gene encoding translation initiation factor IF-3, which produces MARRPHNAPPQRDTGPRVNEKIRDSEIRLIGADGENAGVVHPAKAMLMAQEAGLDLVEISPNAKPPVCKIMDFGKFKYEQQKRESEARKKQKIIEIKEVKFRPNTDVHDYSVKMRNVYKFLENGDKVKVTLRFRGREMAHQNLGRELLERVAADIKEHGKVENMPKMEGRQMIMLIGPLPR; this is translated from the coding sequence ATAGCCCGCAGACCCCACAATGCGCCGCCGCAACGCGACACCGGCCCGCGCGTCAACGAAAAAATTCGTGACTCCGAAATCCGCCTGATTGGCGCCGATGGCGAAAACGCTGGTGTGGTTCACCCAGCCAAAGCCATGCTTATGGCGCAAGAGGCCGGATTGGATCTGGTTGAAATCTCGCCGAATGCAAAGCCGCCCGTGTGTAAGATCATGGATTTCGGCAAGTTCAAATATGAACAGCAGAAGCGGGAAAGCGAAGCGCGCAAAAAGCAAAAGATCATCGAAATCAAAGAGGTCAAATTCCGGCCTAACACTGATGTCCATGATTACAGCGTCAAAATGCGCAACGTGTACAAGTTCCTTGAAAACGGCGACAAGGTCAAAGTGACCCTGCGGTTCCGTGGTCGTGAAATGGCCCACCAGAACCTTGGCCGTGAGCTGCTGGAGCGTGTTGCTGCAGACATCAAAGAGCACGGTAAAGTCGAGAACATGCCCAAGATGGAAGGCCGTCAGATGATAATGCTGATTGGTCCCCTGCCTAGATAA
- a CDS encoding ferredoxin--NADP reductase gives MNEITPVTDATTNAEPVKAVPTLPDAQTVTAVKHWTDKLFSFRVSRPSTMRFRSGEFVMIGLMGEVNPKTGKQKPLLRAYSIASPSWDDELEFYSIKVQDGPLTSRLQHIQVGDEIILRPKPVGTLVHDALIPGKRIWFFATGTGFAPFASLLRDPQTYEDYDEIIITHTCRTAGELTYGAELIANLKQDEMMLELLGEDNLNKIRYYPTTTREESPKMGRITDLMRSGEAFSDLGVDPINPDSDRAMVCGNLAFNLEIKDMLEGYGLEEGANSKPAQYVVEKAFLD, from the coding sequence ATGAATGAGATTACTCCAGTGACCGATGCCACCACCAATGCCGAGCCAGTAAAGGCCGTTCCAACCCTGCCCGACGCCCAAACCGTCACGGCGGTCAAGCACTGGACGGATAAACTGTTCTCCTTCCGCGTCAGCCGCCCTTCGACAATGCGTTTTCGTTCGGGCGAATTTGTGATGATCGGGTTGATGGGCGAAGTGAACCCCAAGACGGGCAAACAAAAACCTCTGCTGCGCGCCTATTCCATTGCCTCTCCCAGCTGGGATGACGAGCTGGAGTTCTATTCGATCAAGGTTCAGGACGGCCCGCTGACCTCTCGCCTGCAGCACATCCAGGTTGGTGATGAGATTATCCTGCGCCCGAAACCCGTCGGCACCCTGGTGCATGACGCGCTGATCCCCGGCAAACGCATCTGGTTCTTTGCCACTGGCACCGGCTTTGCCCCCTTCGCCTCGCTGCTGCGCGATCCGCAAACCTACGAAGACTACGACGAGATCATCATCACCCATACTTGCCGCACTGCAGGTGAGCTGACCTATGGCGCCGAACTGATTGCCAACCTCAAGCAAGACGAGATGATGCTCGAACTGCTGGGCGAAGACAATCTCAACAAGATCCGCTACTACCCTACAACCACCCGCGAAGAGAGCCCCAAGATGGGCCGTATCACCGACCTGATGCGCTCGGGCGAGGCATTTAGTGATCTGGGTGTCGATCCAATCAACCCCGACAGTGACCGTGCCATGGTCTGCGGCAATCTGGCCTTCAACCTCGAGATCAAAGACATGCTCGAAGGTTATGGCCTTGAAGAAGGCGCCAATTCCAAACCGGCGCAATACGTGGTGGAAAAAGCCTTCCTCGACTGA
- a CDS encoding DUF934 domain-containing protein, protein MTVIVTDTGFGPDTWTVGYDGDTALDLASDTDPVQLVERLAAQVQMIRIAFPSFADGRGFTIARQLRLSGYTGHIRAYGHVIADQYAMVRRAGFDDVEISDDLATRQPQDQWLARANWQQHDYQARARGTAPAAV, encoded by the coding sequence ATGACTGTGATCGTGACCGATACGGGCTTTGGGCCCGACACCTGGACTGTCGGCTATGACGGCGACACTGCCCTTGATCTGGCCTCGGATACCGATCCCGTGCAGCTGGTCGAGCGCCTGGCAGCGCAGGTTCAGATGATCCGCATCGCCTTTCCCAGCTTTGCCGATGGCCGTGGCTTTACCATTGCGCGCCAGTTGCGTCTGTCCGGCTACACCGGCCACATCCGCGCTTACGGCCATGTGATTGCGGATCAATATGCCATGGTGCGACGGGCCGGGTTTGACGACGTCGAAATCAGTGACGACCTGGCAACCCGCCAACCGCAGGACCAATGGCTGGCCCGTGCCAACTGGCAACAGCACGATTATCAGGCACGTGCCCGTGGAACCGCCCCCGCTGCTGTGTGA
- a CDS encoding phosphoadenylyl-sulfate reductase — MLHLAKNIPGARGPAPGERELADKVAALNARYRHHSATAVMQGALQDAGHIALVSSFGAESVVLLHMAAVIDPMTPVLFVDTELLFTETLVYQTEVTERLGLRNLHIIRANDIAEKDPYGAMRFNSTDACCALRKTAPLQKALAGYDGWITGRKRFQAGSRAAMDFFEIEETADGSTGRIKINPLAHWAPTDVRTYMDENRLPRHPLVAQGYPSIGCAPCTSPVKDGEDPRAGRWRDQSKEECGIHVVDGQFIRTGANT; from the coding sequence CGAGCGTGAGCTCGCTGACAAAGTGGCCGCGTTGAATGCGCGCTACCGCCACCATTCAGCAACCGCCGTGATGCAAGGTGCGCTTCAGGATGCGGGCCACATTGCGCTGGTCTCCAGCTTTGGCGCTGAATCCGTGGTGCTGTTGCATATGGCTGCAGTGATCGATCCAATGACCCCGGTTCTCTTTGTTGACACCGAACTGCTGTTCACCGAAACCCTGGTCTACCAGACTGAGGTGACCGAGCGGCTGGGTCTGCGCAATCTCCACATCATCCGCGCCAACGACATTGCGGAAAAAGACCCCTATGGCGCCATGCGCTTTAACAGCACCGATGCCTGCTGCGCCCTGCGCAAAACCGCCCCCCTGCAAAAAGCGCTGGCAGGTTATGATGGCTGGATCACCGGTCGAAAACGCTTCCAGGCCGGCAGCCGTGCCGCAATGGATTTCTTCGAGATCGAAGAAACCGCTGATGGCTCCACAGGCCGCATCAAGATCAACCCTCTGGCCCATTGGGCGCCGACCGACGTGCGCACCTATATGGACGAAAACCGCCTGCCCCGCCATCCTCTGGTGGCCCAAGGTTACCCGTCAATCGGTTGTGCCCCCTGCACCTCGCCGGTGAAAGACGGTGAAGATCCCCGCGCCGGACGCTGGCGTGACCAATCAAAAGAAGAATGTGGCATCCACGTGGTGGATGGCCAGTTTATTCGCACAGGAGCAAATACATGA